A genome region from Natranaeroarchaeum sulfidigenes includes the following:
- a CDS encoding MarR family transcriptional regulator, translating into MSIDRDTFERSSEEELSELSATDQVLGFLAANDATAFRASEIARRIDIDQGAVSTALSRLKNRSLVEHKGPYWAITEDDRRLSNYDGYARATELFNDQLGTEDPDEWKDHAPDRPHPSEQQ; encoded by the coding sequence ATGTCAATCGATCGGGACACGTTCGAGCGGTCGAGCGAGGAGGAGCTGTCCGAGCTCTCGGCGACCGATCAGGTGCTGGGGTTCCTCGCGGCAAACGATGCGACTGCGTTCAGGGCAAGTGAAATCGCTCGACGGATCGATATCGATCAGGGGGCCGTGAGCACAGCACTGTCGAGGCTGAAGAACCGATCGCTCGTCGAACACAAGGGTCCCTACTGGGCGATCACGGAGGACGACAGGCGACTGTCGAACTACGATGGCTACGCCCGCGCAACCGAGCTGTTTAATGACCAACTGGGTACGGAGGACCCGGACGAGTGGAAAGACCACGCACCTGACCGGCCACATCCCAGTGAACAACAGTGA